AAGGGCGACGAGGTGATCGGCAACGAGACCCGCGTCAAGGTCGTCAAGAACAAGCTGGCGCCGCCCTTCAAGCAGGCCGAGTTCGAGATCCTGTACGGCGAGGGCGTCTCGCGCGAGGGCGAGCTGATCGAGCTCGGGGTGCAGAACAACCTGGTGGACAAGTCCGGCGCCTGGTACAGCTACCAGGGCGAAAAGATCGGCCAGGGCAAGGACAACGCCCGCAATTTCCTCAAGGAGCATGCCGAGATCGCTAATGAAATCGACCAGCAGCTGCGTCAGAAGCTGCTGGCGGTGCCGGAAGTCGCTGCGGAAGAAGGCGCAGAGGAACAAGCCGAGGCCTGAG
This Gammaproteobacteria bacterium DNA region includes the following protein-coding sequences:
- a CDS encoding DNA recombination/repair protein RecA, translated to KGDEVIGNETRVKVVKNKLAPPFKQAEFEILYGEGVSREGELIELGVQNNLVDKSGAWYSYQGEKIGQGKDNARNFLKEHAEIANEIDQQLRQKLLAVPEVAAEEGAEEQAEA